In one Rutidosis leptorrhynchoides isolate AG116_Rl617_1_P2 chromosome 8, CSIRO_AGI_Rlap_v1, whole genome shotgun sequence genomic region, the following are encoded:
- the LOC139863837 gene encoding uncharacterized protein, translated as MVSDLPAYANLSGWSTKGKLACPSYHKETKSIRLPNSHKESFMAHHRWLELLHAFRLLKDAFDGTEEHEGLPRFLTGEEVLAELKGFRIKFGKLVKDNPSLPYNWKKRNGKTKDHLNGRRDLEEIGIRYELHPEPLPNVPDGYAANISRFIQVKHPNISGLKSHDNHILMQQLLPVAIRNILPKHMEKDIGKILCELERIFPPSFFDLMIHLSVHLASKARLGGPVHYCWMYLIERYLGTLKSYVRNYSKPEGSIAEGHLVEECLSFCSLYLASDVETIHNKTSRYHDDGGDETVLPIFCMSGRPIGATNIERLGYDTLSIAHSYVLFNCSEIVSYEYEEKNRTTQNSRVMLKAITSRFSSARDNNPVLGHVTYYGVLNDIIELQYADDKKVVLFHYDWILGGSRIKVDENGFTTLDFRETHLQSDTLMGPQIIENATIELVRDDLDGTIVDDDTLVAATDKNQIDDAS; from the exons ATGGTAAGTGACCTTCCTGCTTATGCGAATTTATCGGGTTGGAGCACTAAAGGTAAATTAGCTTGTCCTTCTTACCACAAGGAAACCAAATCAATACGGTTACCAAACTCCCACAAAGAAAGCTTTATGGCACATCATCGCTGGTTGGAATTGCTCCATGCTTTCCGTTTGTTAAAAGATGCTTTTGATGGCACGGAAGAACATGAAGGGCTACCACGTTTCTTAACAGGGGAAGAAGTGCTTGCAGAGCTGAAAGGTTTTAGAATAAAATTTGGAAAACTAGTGAAGGATAACCCATCCTTACCATATAACTGGAAGAAGAGAA ATGGAAAGACCAAGGATCATTTAAACGGACGTCGTGATTTGGAAGAAATAGGTATTAGATATGAACTTCATCCAGAACCTTTACCAAATG TGCCAGATGGTTATGCAGCTAATATTTCTAGGTTCATTCAGGTAAAACATCCAAACATTTCAGGCTTAAAAAGTCACGATAATCATATTTTGATGCAGCAGTTGCTTCCCGTGGCCATACGAAATATTTTACCTAAGCAT ATGGAAAAAGATATTGGAAAAATACTTTGTGAATTAGAAAGGATTTTTCCACCATCATTTTTTGACCTCATGATTCATCTATCAGTTCATCTAGCTTCAAAGGCCAGATTAGGGGGACCTGTTCATTACTGTTGGATGTATTTAATCGAGAG GTATTTAGGCACATTAAAATCTTATGTACGAAACTATAGTAAACCCGAGGGTTCAATAGCAGAAGGACATTTGGTGGAAGAATGTTTGTCATTTTGTTCTTTGTATTTAGCCAGTGATGTCGAGACTATACATAATAAGACTAGTCGATatcatgatgatggtggtgatgagacTGTTTTACCAATATTTTGTATGTCTGGTCGACCCATTGGTGCAACAAACATAGAAAGACTCGGCTATGACACTTTGTCTATTGCACACTCATATGTGTTGTTCAATTGTAGTGAAATAGTTTCTTACGAAT ATGAAGAGAAGAATAGGACAACACAAAATAGCCGAGTTATGCTTAAGGCTATAACAAGTAGATTCTCGAGTGCTAGAGATAACAATCCTGTTCTGGGACATGTAACTTACTACGGTGTTTTAAATGATATAATCGAGTTGCAATATGCTGATGATAAGAAAGTAGTTTTGTTCCATTATGATTGGATATTAGGTGGTTCCAGGATAAAAGTTGATGAGAATGGGTTTACGACACTCGATTTTCGAG AAACACATTTGCAGAGTGACACACTGATGGGTCCTCAAATTATAGAAAATGCTACTATTGAATTGGTTAGAGACGATTTGGATGGGACTATTGTTGACGATGATACTTTAGTTGCTGCTACAGATAAAAATCAAATTGACGACGCTTCCTGA